The Myxococcales bacterium nucleotide sequence GTAGGGCCCCGCGACGAGACTCGTCAGGTCGACGACCCGAACGCCTCGCAGCCCATTCATCGGAGCAGCCCGCAGAGGTCAGCGGCGGTTGCGTTCGGAATGGCTTCTGGGGCGGCCGGGGAGGGGGGTGTCATCGCAAGGACGATTGCACAACTCACAAGACTGTCAAATTGTCGAAGACGAGCTACGTGGATGGCTGAGGTGACCCTAGCCGCGCCAATCCAATCAGTCCGAATCCGAGCATGGCTCCAGCACCCGGCTCCGGCACCGGCTCGATCCCAAAGGTAATGGTACCCGAAGCCGTCACGTTGAGATTGGCGAGTTCGATGTTTGCGGCATCGAGGTAGACATCTCCGATCACGTTAAACATCACGTTGGGATCGGGATGCGAATCGGCGGCCGTGAGGTCGCCCCCGAGATCGGTGGTGAAGATGGCTCCGCCAGAGCCGCCACTATCGCCGCCCCCAAGATCGGTGTTGAACTCGATGTTGATCTCGGT carries:
- a CDS encoding PEP-CTERM sorting domain-containing protein: MITRCFRTFLLAGLCSSMLFQNATEAQAGTICNENCDAATIDGTFYDLVLNYLADEGDDIDLTVDGNIYIRGPLFIAPGGMITLTGGAVIINTEINIEFNTDLGGGDSGGSGGAIFTTDLGGDLTAADSHPDPNVMFNVIGDVYLDAANIELANLNVTASGTITFGIEPVPEPGAGAMLGFGLIGLARLGSPQPST